One segment of Neosynechococcus sphagnicola sy1 DNA contains the following:
- a CDS encoding septal ring lytic transglycosylase RlpA family protein, translating into MNQKHWNGLKLAILVAALGTAYASQVKQSVAVAQGQDTIPSSGAVPFAIKPLSQLSQVPTSIPLNPAQLQRSDVVKVGERQAPSTPQVSGEIIAKIQPHEWSGRKAATLYVRNLPILTFLGSGRRSSQTIKMGTPGNAVSPLNANVKSAVISTAVTGITAISSATSPDSSLTTSAITDPVWRATAVAAQLNQLSRDKIDPTTIKVQWKAEPDATGVRRDRYTIEAGGRLLVTLDSSTLVPGKQKNSEATALQVANRLRRLLGNAPPLREVAGKPRSQVQQIAFGPVRFQLSGMASWYGPGFHGSPSASGEPFNQYDLTAAHRSLPFGTRVRVFNVDNGRSVVVRINDRGPFSHGRIIDLSTAAAQTIGLVSSGVAPVRLEVLGQ; encoded by the coding sequence ATGAATCAAAAACATTGGAATGGCCTTAAACTCGCAATACTTGTTGCTGCCCTGGGGACAGCTTATGCCTCCCAGGTGAAGCAGAGTGTAGCAGTAGCTCAAGGTCAAGATACTATCCCGTCTTCAGGGGCTGTACCGTTTGCCATCAAACCACTTTCCCAACTGTCACAAGTTCCCACCTCTATTCCTTTGAACCCCGCGCAACTGCAGCGCAGTGATGTTGTAAAAGTAGGCGAACGTCAAGCTCCTTCCACGCCTCAAGTCAGTGGAGAAATCATCGCCAAAATCCAACCCCATGAATGGTCTGGACGCAAGGCTGCAACCCTGTATGTCCGGAATCTCCCTATCCTAACTTTCTTAGGTTCTGGTCGCCGTTCCTCCCAGACGATCAAAATGGGTACGCCTGGAAATGCAGTCTCGCCGCTGAATGCCAACGTTAAATCTGCAGTCATTTCCACAGCGGTCACTGGCATCACCGCTATTTCCAGCGCCACTTCCCCCGATTCCAGCCTCACCACCTCCGCAATCACCGATCCAGTTTGGCGGGCAACGGCGGTGGCGGCGCAACTGAATCAACTATCACGAGACAAGATCGATCCCACTACCATCAAAGTCCAGTGGAAAGCAGAACCAGATGCCACCGGGGTGCGGCGCGATCGCTACACCATCGAAGCTGGTGGTCGATTGCTCGTCACCCTTGACAGTTCCACCCTGGTTCCCGGAAAGCAAAAGAACTCGGAAGCTACGGCACTACAGGTTGCCAACCGCCTGCGTCGCCTCCTCGGCAATGCCCCTCCCCTGCGGGAGGTTGCTGGCAAGCCGCGGTCGCAGGTGCAACAGATTGCTTTTGGGCCTGTCCGCTTCCAGTTGAGTGGCATGGCTTCCTGGTATGGGCCTGGTTTTCATGGCAGTCCCAGTGCCAGTGGTGAACCCTTCAATCAATACGATTTAACTGCGGCTCACCGTTCCCTGCCCTTTGGGACGCGGGTGCGAGTCTTCAATGTCGATAATGGTCGCTCGGTGGTGGTACGGATCAACGATCGTGGCCCCTTTTCCCATGGTCGGATTATCGATTTATCGACAGCGGCAGCGCAAACCATTGGTTTGGTCAGTAGCGGCGTGGCTCCGGTACGCTTGGAGGTACTGGGGCAGTAG